A window of Castanea sativa cultivar Marrone di Chiusa Pesio chromosome 1, ASM4071231v1 contains these coding sequences:
- the LOC142622693 gene encoding dynamin-2A-like, with protein MKRNLAMLTSTKPSFVPPDDYHRFSSVVADRDAEALVVRSPALGSHQRTIAHSILRRFLPGTKTICVISKIDQAASNQKALAAVQALLLN; from the exons ATGAAGCGAAACCTCGCCATGCTCACATCCACCAAGCCGTCGTTCGTCCCTCCCGACGATTACCACCGCTTCTCCTCTGTCGTCGCCGATCGTGATGCCGAAGCTCTTGTCGTTAGATCTCCC GCACTTGGATCCCATCAAAGAACAATTGCCCACTCTATCTTACGCCGATTTCTACCAG GTACCAAAACCATTTGTGTAATTAGTAAAATAGATCAAGCTGCATCAAACCAGAAAGCTCTGGCTGCTGTTCAGGCTCTCCTGTTAAATTAG